The following are encoded in a window of Nakamurella sp. A5-74 genomic DNA:
- a CDS encoding DinB family protein, with the protein MTTTEDEMIRSLLLDGFARIEDQVASATDGLDPDDARWRPDAAANPIGWLLWHLTRVMDDHVAELAGVEQAWTAQGFAATLALPYPVATVGYGQSSDEVGAFRADPAEILAYHRATQELVRAHLSDLTASGLGRIVDENWDPPVTEAVRIMSVLGDVTAHIGQAEYVLGLLERRAG; encoded by the coding sequence ATGACCACCACTGAGGACGAGATGATCCGTTCGCTGCTGCTCGACGGATTCGCCCGCATCGAGGACCAGGTGGCCTCGGCCACGGACGGACTGGACCCCGACGACGCCCGATGGCGCCCTGACGCCGCTGCGAATCCGATTGGCTGGCTGCTCTGGCACCTCACCCGGGTGATGGACGATCACGTCGCAGAGCTGGCCGGGGTCGAGCAGGCGTGGACCGCCCAGGGGTTCGCCGCCACCCTGGCGCTGCCCTACCCGGTGGCCACGGTGGGATACGGACAGAGCAGCGACGAGGTCGGCGCCTTCCGCGCGGATCCGGCGGAGATCCTCGCCTATCACCGGGCGACCCAGGAGCTGGTCCGCGCACACCTGTCGGACCTCACGGCGTCCGGGCTAGGCCGGATCGTCGACGAGAACTGGGATCCTCCGGTGACCGAAGCGGTGCGCATCATGAGCGTGCTGGGTGACGTGACCGCGCACATCGGTCAGGCCGAATACGTCCTCGGTCTCCTCGAGCGCCGGGCCGGCTGA
- a CDS encoding zinc-dependent alcohol dehydrogenase family protein: MLAAVFDTIHQPPVVRDVPAPICPADGAVVRVEATGVCRSDWHAWRGHDPVALPHIPGHEFAGTIAEVGAGVRHFRVGQRVTAPFVCGCGRCRWCLAGDTQVCPDQRQPGFTDPGSFAELVQIVAADHNLVALPDGISAVAAASLGCRFATSFRAVTAHGRLRPGDWLAVHGCGGAGLSAVMIARALGARVIAIDVSAGALQRAGALGAEALLHNEFATPEELAAAVVVVTGGVAVSIDAIGLPAVVIASVLSLQRRGRHVQVGLLLGEHARPAIPMDRVISWELELLGSHGMAARDYPAMLAMIQDGRLDPLQLVGRTAPLSGAGAALAAMDGPGLPGMTVLLP; this comes from the coding sequence ATGCTGGCCGCAGTCTTCGACACCATCCATCAACCGCCCGTCGTCCGCGATGTCCCCGCCCCGATCTGCCCCGCCGACGGCGCGGTGGTCAGGGTCGAGGCCACCGGGGTCTGCCGCTCCGACTGGCACGCCTGGCGCGGACACGATCCCGTTGCGCTGCCGCACATTCCCGGGCACGAGTTCGCCGGCACGATCGCCGAGGTCGGCGCTGGGGTCCGGCACTTCAGGGTCGGGCAGCGGGTGACCGCTCCGTTCGTCTGCGGCTGCGGGCGGTGTCGTTGGTGCCTGGCCGGTGACACCCAGGTGTGTCCCGATCAACGACAACCCGGCTTCACCGACCCCGGATCGTTCGCCGAGTTGGTCCAGATCGTCGCGGCCGACCACAACCTGGTCGCCCTGCCGGACGGGATCTCCGCGGTGGCCGCAGCGAGCCTGGGATGCCGGTTCGCGACCTCGTTCCGGGCCGTCACCGCCCACGGCAGGCTCCGACCCGGCGACTGGCTCGCGGTCCACGGCTGCGGCGGAGCCGGACTTTCGGCGGTGATGATCGCGCGGGCGCTCGGTGCTCGGGTGATCGCGATCGACGTGTCAGCGGGTGCGCTGCAGCGAGCGGGTGCGCTGGGTGCGGAGGCGTTGCTGCACAACGAGTTCGCCACCCCCGAGGAACTGGCGGCCGCAGTGGTGGTAGTGACCGGCGGAGTGGCCGTGTCGATCGACGCGATCGGCCTGCCCGCGGTGGTCATCGCCTCGGTGCTGTCGCTGCAGCGGCGAGGTCGCCACGTACAGGTGGGCCTGCTGCTCGGCGAGCATGCGCGACCGGCCATCCCGATGGACCGGGTGATCAGCTGGGAACTCGAGCTGCTCGGCTCGCACGGCATGGCGGCTCGGGACTACCCGGCCATGCTGGCGATGATCCAGGACGGCAGGCTCGATCCACTGCAACTCGTCGGCCGGACGGCTCCGCTGTCCGGGGCCGGTGCCGCGTTGGCCGCCATGGACGGTCCCGGCCTGCCCGGGATGACGGTGCTACTGCCCTGA
- a CDS encoding enoyl-CoA hydratase-related protein, which produces MQPSPTDQVATALVRTEIAGGVATVTLDSPRNRNALSRSMRAQLLAALQQVSHDDAVRVVVLTHAGPAFCAGMDLKETAVERPGHEGVREVPAILQAISACRTPVIAALAGPARAGGVGIMAAADIVLCSPNVSFSFSEVRIGVIPAVITVPVLDRMNVVAAREYLLTGAVFDADRARDTGLVNAVAENGTPEALQDLVDSYTAALLLGGPTAVSGTKRIVRAGYDDSDARFAPLLELSARQFSSAEGREGARAFAEKRPASWVAAGN; this is translated from the coding sequence ATGCAGCCATCGCCGACCGACCAGGTCGCCACCGCCCTGGTCCGCACCGAGATCGCCGGCGGCGTGGCCACGGTGACACTCGATTCGCCGCGCAACCGCAACGCGCTGTCCAGGTCGATGCGAGCCCAGCTTCTCGCTGCGCTGCAGCAGGTCTCGCACGATGACGCGGTGCGGGTCGTCGTCCTCACCCACGCCGGACCGGCGTTCTGCGCCGGGATGGACCTCAAGGAAACTGCCGTCGAACGGCCGGGGCACGAAGGCGTCCGCGAGGTACCGGCGATCCTGCAGGCGATCAGCGCCTGCCGTACACCGGTGATCGCCGCGCTCGCCGGTCCGGCCAGAGCCGGCGGGGTCGGAATCATGGCGGCAGCCGACATCGTGCTCTGTTCTCCGAACGTCAGCTTCTCCTTCTCGGAGGTGCGGATCGGCGTCATCCCTGCGGTCATCACCGTTCCGGTGCTCGACCGGATGAACGTCGTGGCGGCCCGCGAATACCTGCTCACCGGCGCCGTCTTCGACGCGGATCGGGCTCGCGACACCGGCCTGGTGAACGCCGTCGCCGAGAACGGGACACCCGAGGCGCTGCAGGATCTCGTCGATTCCTACACGGCCGCCCTGTTGCTCGGCGGGCCCACTGCCGTCTCGGGTACCAAACGGATCGTGCGCGCAGGGTACGACGACAGCGATGCCCGGTTCGCCCCGCTGCTGGAGCTGTCCGCCCGTCAGTTCTCCTCCGCCGAGGGACGGGAGGGTGCCAGGGCCTTCGCCGAGAAGCGCCCGGCGTCCTGGGTCGCAGCAGGCAACTGA
- a CDS encoding TetR/AcrR family transcriptional regulator has protein sequence MAQVRSTPEEIDIAILDTSAGLFAVHGIERTTVQQIADAVGYSKTGLLHRFASKQAIVDGVDAMIETHADELLHRMQQAPVGPQRTSVLLGEIAAVAIRIPGAVQYLLGTIKSVEHLDHRDAATGGAGAVAGRVLEAIAGADATPEAELRLLLALQLVAGGAVIGAESRFLGLGNQLAPLLTDLATQVVAGSLDHRN, from the coding sequence GTGGCACAGGTCAGGTCGACTCCCGAGGAGATCGACATCGCCATCCTCGACACCTCGGCCGGGTTGTTCGCCGTCCACGGCATCGAACGGACCACCGTCCAGCAGATCGCCGATGCGGTCGGATACTCGAAAACTGGTCTGTTGCATCGCTTTGCGAGCAAGCAGGCAATCGTCGACGGCGTCGATGCGATGATCGAGACGCACGCGGACGAACTGCTCCACCGCATGCAGCAGGCGCCGGTCGGTCCGCAACGGACGAGCGTCCTGCTCGGCGAGATCGCCGCCGTCGCCATTCGGATCCCGGGCGCCGTCCAGTATCTGCTGGGCACGATCAAGAGCGTCGAGCACCTGGACCATCGCGATGCCGCCACTGGTGGCGCCGGCGCCGTCGCCGGACGGGTGCTCGAGGCGATCGCCGGTGCGGACGCGACACCGGAGGCGGAGCTGCGGCTGTTGCTCGCACTGCAGCTGGTGGCCGGCGGCGCCGTGATCGGTGCCGAGTCACGGTTCCTCGGTCTCGGCAACCAGCTCGCGCCGCTCCTCACCGACCTGGCGACGCAGGTCGTGGCCGGGTCGCTCGACCACCGGAACTGA
- a CDS encoding MMPL family transporter: MAQLLQRLGLGVARHKTGVIIVWLLVLVGVGTAAVTLSGPTVQSFSIPSAESSQALTTVSEKFPQANISGASAQVVMSAPAGSTFREPVNAGVVAKTVAALKTVAGVASVQDPLANPKLPILSPDLSTTFVTVTFAATQGNVEQTSLDAVQQAVDAAKAAGIDVKIGGNAFQGVPEVLGVGEVGGVVVAFLVLMLTYGALAAAGANLLTAAIGVGIGAAGITALTGVMDLQTSTPILAVMLGLAVGIDYALFIMARFRTERMAGRSVHNAVGIAVGTAGSAVVVAGLTVVIALVGLTVVGIPFMGEMGLAAAGTVVLAVLVALTLLPAVIAAFGDKLIRKKYRAAVQAGEAIPAPAEATVEDGEKRGFQAGWANLVTRHGKLTGLIGIIVTAVISVPLFSMTTALPDSSTSDPASQQRQAYDVLTSKFGPGISAPLVLLIQTSPGNAQAAAGAVVQQLTNSQDVLQAQPQAVSKDGSAALVAVVPSSGPHDDATSELVNRLRDTDFGSGVEVKVTGTTAVGIDVQTTLNGALPRYLAIVVGLALILLLLVFRSILVPVTATIGFLLSFGTALGATVAVFQWGWLGSLFGVTQSAPLLSLMPILVVGILFGLAMDYQVFLVSRIHEAHTHGAEPVEAIRAGFRRSAPVVIAAATIMAAVFGGFVFSNNEIIKPIAFALTVGVLADAFIVRMIIIPSVLSVLGKAAWWLPKWLARVLPHLDVEGSTIEKGSPAPAMSVSTAAAGHGQIDPEVAAAIDEAAGTATRHGRHEAHSGR, encoded by the coding sequence ATGGCACAGCTCCTGCAGCGGCTGGGACTCGGCGTCGCTCGCCACAAGACGGGCGTCATCATTGTCTGGCTGCTCGTCCTGGTGGGCGTCGGCACGGCCGCGGTCACCCTGTCCGGACCGACGGTGCAGTCGTTCTCGATCCCCTCGGCCGAGTCCTCCCAGGCGCTCACCACCGTCAGTGAAAAGTTTCCCCAGGCCAACATCTCCGGCGCTTCCGCGCAGGTCGTCATGTCGGCGCCCGCCGGCAGCACGTTCCGCGAACCGGTGAACGCCGGGGTGGTGGCGAAGACGGTGGCTGCGCTGAAGACTGTTGCCGGCGTGGCGAGCGTGCAGGACCCGCTGGCCAACCCGAAGCTGCCGATCCTCTCGCCGGACCTGAGCACCACCTTCGTCACGGTCACCTTCGCCGCCACCCAGGGCAACGTCGAGCAGACGTCGCTGGACGCCGTCCAGCAGGCTGTCGACGCGGCCAAGGCCGCCGGCATCGACGTGAAGATCGGCGGCAACGCCTTCCAGGGGGTTCCCGAGGTACTCGGTGTCGGCGAGGTCGGCGGTGTGGTCGTCGCCTTCCTGGTGCTGATGTTGACCTACGGCGCTCTCGCGGCCGCCGGTGCGAACCTGCTGACTGCCGCCATCGGGGTCGGTATCGGTGCCGCCGGCATCACCGCGCTGACCGGCGTGATGGACCTGCAGACCAGCACGCCCATCCTCGCCGTCATGCTCGGCCTGGCAGTGGGCATCGACTACGCGCTGTTCATCATGGCGAGATTCCGCACCGAACGGATGGCCGGGCGGTCGGTGCACAATGCGGTGGGCATCGCCGTCGGCACCGCGGGCTCCGCCGTGGTGGTGGCCGGTCTCACCGTCGTCATCGCGCTGGTCGGCCTGACAGTGGTCGGGATCCCGTTCATGGGCGAGATGGGCCTGGCCGCTGCCGGCACCGTCGTGCTGGCCGTGCTGGTGGCGCTGACACTGCTGCCGGCCGTGATCGCGGCCTTCGGCGACAAGCTGATCCGCAAGAAGTACCGAGCCGCTGTGCAGGCGGGGGAGGCCATCCCGGCCCCCGCCGAAGCAACCGTCGAGGACGGGGAGAAACGGGGCTTCCAGGCCGGTTGGGCCAACCTGGTCACCCGGCACGGCAAGCTGACCGGGCTGATCGGCATCATCGTCACCGCTGTCATTTCTGTCCCGCTGTTCTCCATGACCACCGCGCTGCCCGACTCCTCGACCTCCGATCCGGCGAGCCAGCAGCGTCAGGCGTACGACGTGTTGACCTCGAAGTTCGGCCCGGGCATCAGCGCACCGCTGGTGCTGCTGATCCAGACGTCTCCCGGCAACGCCCAAGCAGCGGCCGGCGCGGTGGTGCAGCAGCTCACCAACTCCCAGGACGTCCTGCAGGCCCAGCCGCAGGCGGTCAGCAAGGACGGCTCGGCTGCCTTGGTGGCGGTTGTCCCCAGCTCGGGACCTCACGACGATGCCACATCGGAACTGGTGAACCGGTTGCGGGACACCGACTTCGGCAGCGGGGTGGAGGTCAAGGTCACCGGTACCACCGCGGTCGGCATCGATGTGCAGACCACCCTCAACGGGGCCCTGCCCCGATATCTCGCGATCGTCGTCGGCCTCGCGCTGATCCTGCTGCTGCTGGTGTTCCGCTCGATCCTGGTGCCGGTCACGGCGACCATCGGCTTCCTGCTCTCCTTCGGCACCGCCCTCGGCGCCACTGTCGCGGTGTTCCAGTGGGGGTGGCTCGGTTCGCTGTTCGGCGTCACCCAGTCCGCGCCGTTGCTGTCGCTGATGCCGATCCTGGTGGTCGGCATCCTGTTCGGCCTCGCGATGGACTACCAGGTGTTCCTGGTGTCCCGGATCCACGAGGCCCACACGCACGGCGCCGAACCGGTCGAGGCGATCCGGGCCGGGTTCCGCCGTTCTGCTCCGGTGGTGATCGCTGCGGCGACCATCATGGCCGCGGTGTTCGGCGGGTTCGTGTTCAGCAACAACGAGATCATCAAACCGATCGCGTTCGCCCTGACGGTCGGTGTGCTCGCCGACGCCTTCATCGTCCGGATGATCATCATCCCCTCGGTGCTGTCCGTGTTGGGCAAGGCTGCCTGGTGGCTGCCGAAGTGGCTGGCCAGGGTGCTCCCGCACCTCGACGTCGAGGGCAGCACCATCGAGAAGGGCTCCCCGGCCCCTGCGATGTCCGTGAGCACGGCTGCTGCCGGTCACGGGCAGATCGATCCGGAGGTGGCCGCGGCCATCGACGAGGCTGCCGGCACGGCCACCCGGCACGGGCGGCACGAAGCGCATTCCGGGAGATGA
- the hemW gene encoding radical SAM family heme chaperone HemW: MPSALPDGDPAPQDGSLPSSAAVGMAGRSLSIYLHVPFCRTRCGYCDFNTYTLPELGVPTPALPGPAPIRRTEPYDAWLHAALAEISLAGATLRALGDTRQVSTVFVGGGTPSLIGAAPLVELLERVRQEFGLTDDAEISTEANPESTDEEFLAGIAAGGFTRLSLGMQSAAPHVLRVLDRVHTPGRPAQVVRWAERAGLQHVNLDLIYGTPGESDDDLRDSVRTAIDAGVDHVSAYALIVEAGTRLARQVRSGELPMPDDDVLADRYLIVDEELSQAGFRWYEVSNWATADAARCRHNLAYWQGDDWWGIGPGAHSHVGGVRWWNVKFPAAYAGRLVGGESPAHAREVLSAESRQVEDVLLRLRLVDGLPRSAVAVTDDALQREVEDGLLDPSSLGSGALRLTLRGRLMADGLAVRLLG; this comes from the coding sequence GTGCCTTCCGCTCTGCCCGATGGAGATCCTGCCCCGCAGGACGGCTCCCTGCCGTCCTCGGCAGCCGTCGGCATGGCGGGGCGCTCCCTGTCGATCTATCTGCACGTCCCGTTCTGTCGGACCCGTTGCGGCTACTGCGATTTCAACACCTACACGTTGCCCGAGCTCGGCGTCCCGACGCCGGCGCTGCCCGGCCCCGCTCCGATCCGTCGCACCGAACCGTACGACGCCTGGCTGCACGCCGCCCTCGCGGAGATCTCCTTGGCCGGGGCGACCCTGCGGGCCCTGGGCGACACCCGACAGGTGTCGACGGTCTTCGTCGGCGGCGGCACGCCGTCGCTGATCGGCGCTGCGCCATTGGTCGAGCTGCTCGAGCGGGTGCGGCAGGAGTTCGGGCTCACCGACGACGCCGAGATCAGTACCGAGGCCAATCCCGAGAGCACCGACGAGGAGTTCCTGGCGGGCATTGCGGCCGGCGGCTTCACGCGACTGTCGCTGGGCATGCAGAGCGCTGCGCCGCATGTGCTGCGAGTGCTGGATCGGGTGCACACACCAGGTCGCCCCGCGCAGGTGGTGCGCTGGGCGGAGCGCGCCGGCCTGCAGCACGTCAACCTCGACCTCATCTACGGCACCCCGGGGGAGAGTGACGACGACCTCCGCGACTCCGTCCGGACTGCGATCGACGCCGGGGTGGATCATGTGTCGGCCTACGCGCTGATCGTCGAGGCCGGGACCCGGTTGGCCCGGCAGGTGCGTTCCGGTGAACTGCCGATGCCGGATGACGACGTGCTCGCCGATCGGTACCTGATCGTCGACGAGGAGTTGTCGCAGGCGGGATTCCGGTGGTACGAGGTGTCGAACTGGGCCACTGCCGACGCGGCACGTTGTCGGCACAACCTGGCCTACTGGCAGGGTGACGACTGGTGGGGGATCGGCCCCGGTGCCCACTCCCACGTCGGCGGGGTGCGGTGGTGGAACGTGAAGTTCCCGGCCGCCTATGCAGGCCGGCTGGTCGGCGGTGAGAGCCCCGCGCACGCCAGGGAGGTGCTCTCGGCGGAGTCCCGCCAGGTCGAGGACGTGCTGTTGCGATTGCGGCTGGTGGACGGGCTGCCGAGGTCGGCCGTCGCCGTGACCGACGACGCACTGCAGCGGGAAGTGGAAGACGGTCTGCTCGATCCATCCTCCCTCGGCTCCGGCGCCCTCCGGCTCACGCTCCGCGGCCGGTTGATGGCCGACGGTCTCGCGGTGCGACTGCTCGGCTGA
- a CDS encoding type II toxin-antitoxin system VapB family antitoxin, which yields MIFKDVRDGRPYPDHGLSLRDWAKIPPRQIRLDELIATKRELRLDTLLDEDSTFYGDLFPHAVMFQEKVYLEDGLHRALRAALQQRNVIHVRLLDLDGFRPGSGTSG from the coding sequence ATGATCTTCAAGGACGTCCGTGACGGACGCCCCTACCCGGACCACGGGTTGAGCCTGCGGGACTGGGCGAAGATCCCGCCGCGCCAGATCCGCCTCGACGAGCTGATCGCGACCAAACGAGAGCTCCGGTTGGACACTCTCCTCGACGAGGACTCCACGTTCTACGGCGACCTCTTCCCGCATGCCGTGATGTTCCAGGAGAAGGTGTACCTGGAGGACGGCCTGCACCGGGCGCTGCGGGCGGCGCTGCAACAGCGCAACGTCATCCACGTCCGGCTGCTCGATCTCGACGGATTCCGTCCCGGTTCGGGTACCTCCGGCTGA
- the hrcA gene encoding heat-inducible transcriptional repressor HrcA, which translates to MSAEDRRFQVLRAIVSDYVATQEPVGSKNIVERHQLGVSSATVRSDMAVLEDEGYIAQPHTSAGRIPTDKGYRLFVDRLTQVKPLSAGERRAIQSFLSEALDLDDVLRRSARLLAQLTQQVAVIQYPTLTRAVVRHVELVALAPRRVLTVVITDTGRVEQRILESSVEATAEELRELAAGVVALVAGKKVGEAAAALRAAHEEEDAHPELASSVLRREVIADLLTALVVHPEERLVLSGTPNVTRSFLDQPSIRGVLEALDEQVTLLQLLAVLEHPDAMRVSIGEENRDANLVSSSLVAGGYGSGEFLMGGLAVVGPTRMDYPGTMATVRAVAQYVGEILAGR; encoded by the coding sequence ATGAGTGCCGAGGATCGCCGCTTCCAGGTGCTGCGGGCGATCGTCTCCGACTACGTCGCCACCCAGGAACCGGTGGGTTCCAAGAACATCGTCGAACGTCACCAGCTCGGAGTCTCCTCCGCGACCGTGCGCAGCGACATGGCAGTGCTGGAGGACGAGGGCTACATCGCGCAGCCGCACACCTCCGCCGGTCGCATCCCGACAGACAAGGGGTACCGGCTCTTCGTCGACCGGCTCACCCAGGTGAAGCCGCTGTCGGCGGGCGAGCGCCGTGCGATCCAGTCGTTCCTGTCCGAGGCGCTCGATCTCGACGACGTGCTCCGCCGGTCGGCCAGGCTGCTCGCCCAGCTGACGCAGCAGGTGGCGGTGATCCAGTACCCCACCCTGACCCGCGCAGTCGTCCGGCACGTCGAGCTGGTGGCGCTGGCTCCCCGTCGGGTGCTGACCGTCGTCATCACCGACACGGGTCGCGTCGAACAGCGGATTCTGGAGAGCAGTGTCGAGGCCACAGCAGAGGAGCTGCGGGAGTTGGCCGCCGGGGTGGTCGCGCTGGTCGCGGGCAAGAAGGTCGGCGAAGCGGCAGCAGCACTGCGCGCAGCGCACGAGGAGGAGGACGCACACCCGGAGCTCGCATCCTCGGTGCTCCGCCGCGAGGTGATCGCCGATCTGCTCACCGCTCTGGTGGTGCATCCGGAAGAGCGCCTGGTGCTCTCCGGAACCCCCAACGTCACCCGATCGTTCCTCGACCAGCCCTCCATCCGCGGGGTGCTCGAGGCACTGGACGAGCAGGTGACGTTGCTCCAGTTGCTGGCCGTGCTGGAACATCCGGATGCGATGCGCGTTTCCATCGGGGAGGAGAACCGGGATGCCAACCTGGTCTCGTCGTCGCTGGTGGCCGGTGGGTACGGCAGCGGGGAGTTCCTGATGGGTGGACTCGCTGTCGTCGGGCCGACCCGGATGGACTACCCAGGAACCATGGCCACCGTTCGGGCGGTGGCCCAGTACGTCGGCGAGATCCTCGCCGGGCGATGA
- the dnaJ gene encoding molecular chaperone DnaJ produces the protein MARDYYALLGVQKGAGADEIKRNYRKLARELHPDVNPDAAAQQRFKDVKDAYEVLSDPAKRQIVDLGGDPLSPGGGGGQQDPFGGMGGMGGVGLGDIMDAFFGGGAGPGRGRGPRSRTRQGDDALIGVELTLEECAAGVAKDLVVDTATLCTTCRGTGCAEGTQPVTCDTCDGAGEIQQIQRSLLGQVVTSRPCPVCRGFGEVIPEPCRQCQGDGRVRSRRTVRTVIPAGVGDGVRVRMAGQGEVGPGGGAPGDLYVEIHEIAHELFTRDGIDLHCTVHVPMTTAALGSSMKLHTLDSEHDLDIQPGTQSGTVTTLRGLGMPRLRGSGNGNLMVHIDVVTPTRPDQRQTELLRELAKLRGEEQPELASRGSSSLFSRLRDSFVGR, from the coding sequence GTGGCACGGGACTACTACGCGCTGCTCGGCGTCCAGAAGGGCGCCGGAGCGGACGAGATCAAGCGGAACTACCGCAAGCTGGCTCGGGAGCTCCACCCGGACGTGAACCCTGATGCTGCTGCGCAGCAACGGTTCAAGGACGTCAAGGACGCCTACGAGGTGCTCTCCGACCCGGCCAAGCGACAGATCGTCGATCTCGGCGGCGACCCGTTGTCGCCCGGCGGGGGCGGGGGTCAGCAGGATCCCTTCGGCGGGATGGGCGGCATGGGTGGTGTCGGTCTCGGCGACATCATGGACGCCTTCTTCGGCGGTGGCGCCGGACCAGGTCGTGGTCGTGGACCGCGATCCAGGACCCGGCAGGGCGACGACGCGCTGATCGGGGTCGAGCTCACCCTGGAGGAGTGCGCCGCGGGGGTCGCCAAGGATCTGGTGGTCGACACTGCGACGCTGTGCACCACCTGCCGGGGTACCGGCTGCGCGGAGGGCACCCAGCCCGTCACCTGCGACACCTGCGATGGGGCCGGTGAGATCCAGCAGATACAGCGTTCACTGCTCGGCCAGGTCGTCACCTCCCGTCCGTGCCCGGTCTGTCGCGGGTTCGGTGAGGTCATCCCGGAACCGTGCCGGCAGTGCCAGGGCGATGGTCGGGTGCGCTCCCGCCGGACGGTGCGGACCGTCATCCCCGCCGGCGTCGGCGACGGGGTGCGGGTCCGGATGGCCGGTCAGGGCGAGGTCGGCCCCGGCGGCGGCGCTCCCGGCGACCTGTACGTCGAGATCCACGAGATCGCCCACGAACTGTTCACCCGGGACGGCATCGACCTGCACTGCACGGTGCACGTGCCGATGACGACCGCGGCGCTCGGCAGCTCGATGAAGCTGCACACCCTGGATTCCGAGCACGATCTGGACATCCAGCCGGGCACCCAGTCCGGGACCGTGACCACCCTGCGGGGACTCGGCATGCCGCGCCTGCGTGGTTCTGGCAACGGCAACCTGATGGTGCACATCGACGTGGTCACGCCGACCAGGCCCGATCAGCGTCAGACCGAACTGCTGCGGGAACTGGCCAAACTCCGGGGTGAGGAACAGCCGGAGCTGGCCAGCCGCGGGTCCAGCAGCCTGTTCTCCCGGCTCCGGGACTCCTTCGTGGGTCGCTGA
- a CDS encoding 16S rRNA (uracil(1498)-N(3))-methyltransferase has translation MAGEAWYLLEQPPVVGELLLDGAEGRHAATVRRTRVGERIVLTDGAGAVGSGVVLSVEKSSLVARVDEVRAEPRPAVTVTVVQALPKGERSDLVVELLTEAGVDAVVPWQAARCVARWEGPKAAKGVAKWRTIARESAKQARRPWIPAVAELADTAEVVRLIAAADLALVLHEAADAPGAALTDVDWPVAAEVVLVVGPEGGVAPQEIERFTAAGARTVRLGPQVLRTSTAGAVALGALGVLARRW, from the coding sequence ATGGCCGGCGAGGCCTGGTACCTGCTGGAGCAGCCGCCGGTGGTCGGGGAGCTGCTGTTGGACGGCGCGGAAGGACGGCACGCCGCGACCGTCCGGCGGACCAGGGTGGGCGAGCGGATCGTGCTGACGGACGGTGCCGGCGCGGTGGGATCCGGCGTGGTGCTGTCGGTCGAGAAGTCGTCGCTGGTGGCCCGGGTGGACGAGGTTCGTGCCGAACCCCGGCCGGCGGTCACGGTCACCGTCGTGCAGGCGCTGCCGAAGGGGGAGCGCAGTGATCTGGTGGTCGAGTTGCTCACCGAGGCCGGCGTCGATGCCGTGGTGCCCTGGCAGGCAGCGCGCTGCGTGGCCCGGTGGGAAGGTCCCAAAGCCGCCAAGGGGGTCGCCAAGTGGCGGACCATCGCCCGCGAGTCGGCGAAACAGGCCAGGCGGCCGTGGATTCCGGCGGTGGCCGAGCTGGCGGACACCGCCGAGGTGGTGCGGCTGATCGCCGCCGCGGATCTCGCGCTGGTGCTGCACGAAGCCGCAGACGCGCCCGGTGCGGCCCTCACCGACGTCGACTGGCCCGTCGCAGCGGAGGTGGTGCTGGTCGTCGGGCCGGAGGGAGGCGTTGCGCCGCAGGAGATCGAACGGTTCACCGCTGCCGGTGCGCGTACCGTCCGGCTCGGTCCGCAGGTGTTGCGCACGTCGACGGCAGGAGCGGTCGCGCTGGGTGCACTGGGAGTGCTGGCCCGGCGCTGGTGA